One stretch of Jiangella gansuensis DSM 44835 DNA includes these proteins:
- a CDS encoding DUF2530 domain-containing protein, which translates to MGRRRRRTEAAPEVEPDEVKPLDVDGVRTVAVLTILWAVAFVLLALRMDSLEAEGRGWWLWTCLAGVGLGLLGLEYTRKRRDAINEPEDEEQFDAGRHDAEPVEAEPVETEAVTRPIDTGADLPPVRTRTDLPPVRDTRADLPPVDGPEPGPTYGPTTRPGPAGPERPTDPGRTADSGADRPAGGERPRTPDRPSMDDRPASRDSSPPTGRNRTVRQGSGSELFGDLGVGATPPSGTPSGAPSGDDEPLLDTTLSGRRARDDDKAEEIDEITEGGTQYRGRRARRSDTA; encoded by the coding sequence ATGGGGAGACGGCGACGGCGTACCGAAGCGGCGCCCGAGGTCGAGCCGGACGAGGTCAAGCCGCTCGACGTCGACGGTGTTCGCACCGTCGCCGTCCTGACCATTCTCTGGGCGGTCGCGTTCGTCCTGCTCGCGTTGCGCATGGATTCCCTCGAGGCCGAGGGCCGCGGCTGGTGGCTGTGGACGTGCCTGGCTGGTGTCGGGCTCGGGCTGCTCGGGCTGGAGTACACCCGCAAACGGCGGGACGCGATCAACGAGCCCGAAGATGAGGAACAGTTCGACGCCGGACGACACGACGCCGAACCGGTCGAGGCCGAACCGGTCGAGACCGAAGCGGTGACGCGCCCCATCGACACCGGCGCTGACCTGCCGCCCGTCCGTACACGCACGGACCTGCCGCCGGTGCGCGACACCCGCGCCGATCTCCCGCCGGTCGATGGACCGGAACCGGGTCCGACCTATGGGCCGACCACGCGCCCCGGTCCGGCGGGCCCCGAGCGTCCGACCGACCCGGGCCGCACCGCCGATTCCGGTGCTGATCGGCCGGCCGGCGGCGAGCGCCCGCGGACTCCCGATCGTCCCTCCATGGACGATCGCCCGGCGTCCCGTGACTCGTCCCCGCCGACCGGCCGCAATCGAACGGTCCGCCAAGGCAGCGGATCCGAGCTCTTCGGCGACCTCGGGGTCGGCGCGACCCCACCGTCCGGCACTCCGTCCGGCGCTCCGTCCGGAGACGACGAGCCGCTCCTCGACACCACGTTGAGCGGTCGTCGTGCCCGCGATGACGACAAGGCCGAGGAGATCGACGAGATCACCGAGGGCGGGACGCAGTACCGCGGCCGCCGCGCCCGGCGCTCCGACACGGCCTGA
- a CDS encoding MarR family winged helix-turn-helix transcriptional regulator, with the protein MSAAKISPTPPPARSGSVKPRTQAGLASSLRIAVGRLSRRIRNEREDDSLTLNQLSALGVLERKGPMPVGELAACERVRPPSMTRTVSALEELGLVVRGPQPADRRVAVVRITEAGLARTAADRKRRDAWLTHRLRELSPDERERLRAALPVLEKLAGL; encoded by the coding sequence GTGTCAGCTGCGAAGATCTCTCCCACCCCGCCGCCGGCCCGGTCCGGGTCGGTGAAGCCGCGTACCCAGGCCGGCCTCGCCAGCTCGTTGCGCATCGCGGTCGGCCGCTTGAGCCGGCGCATCCGCAACGAACGCGAGGACGACTCCCTCACCCTCAATCAGCTCTCCGCCCTGGGCGTGCTCGAACGCAAGGGCCCCATGCCGGTCGGTGAGCTCGCCGCGTGTGAGCGGGTACGCCCGCCGTCCATGACCCGCACCGTCTCCGCGCTGGAGGAACTCGGGCTCGTCGTCCGGGGGCCCCAGCCGGCCGACCGGCGGGTCGCCGTCGTCCGTATCACCGAAGCCGGGCTCGCCCGCACCGCCGCCGACCGCAAGCGGCGCGACGCCTGGCTGACACATCGGCTGCGCGAGCTCTCGCCGGACGAGCGTGAGCGCCTGCGTGCCGCGCTGCCCGTGCTCGAGAAGCTGGCGGGCCTGTGA
- a CDS encoding MFS transporter, whose translation MFLSNVGTWMQRIAQDWLVLVVLGGGAQAVGITTGLQFLPFLLVAPFGGLLADRFPKRNLLIVTNAFLGLVGLVLGVLTLTGLAQIWHVYVLAFLLGVGTALDNPSRQAFVSELVQKDDLTNAVALNSASFNAARLIGPALAGVLIGLIGTGWVFILNGASFISPILALILLRRHVDRPVREQGKTGTYSQLREGVRYVRSRPDLIMVLTIMFGLGTFGMNFQMTMALMATDVYGKGSSEYGLLGSVMAIGTLSGALIAARRRVPRRRLVVGGAVVFGLFEILSGLMPSYTLFAISLVPVGVIAMTVMTAANAYVQTTVPQYVRGRVMSLYMMIFMGGTPAGAPVIGFVADAFGARWSLLGGGILTVLFALGALVLLAPKSGVVVRTRLRPRPGLVVVTRPVNTEQPAPADPARAPVAAPPAARSPVKSAP comes from the coding sequence ATGTTCCTGTCCAACGTCGGCACCTGGATGCAGCGCATCGCCCAGGACTGGCTGGTGCTGGTGGTGCTCGGCGGCGGCGCGCAAGCGGTGGGCATCACCACGGGCCTGCAGTTCCTGCCGTTCCTGCTGGTCGCGCCGTTCGGCGGGCTGCTCGCCGACCGGTTCCCCAAGCGCAACCTGCTGATCGTCACCAACGCGTTCCTCGGCCTGGTCGGCCTGGTGCTCGGTGTGCTCACGCTGACCGGCCTGGCCCAGATCTGGCACGTCTACGTGCTGGCGTTCCTGCTCGGCGTTGGTACGGCGCTGGACAACCCGTCCCGGCAGGCGTTCGTCTCCGAGCTGGTGCAGAAGGACGACCTCACCAACGCCGTCGCACTCAACAGCGCTTCGTTCAACGCCGCGCGGCTGATCGGCCCGGCGCTCGCTGGCGTGCTGATCGGGCTGATCGGCACCGGCTGGGTGTTCATCCTCAACGGCGCCTCCTTCATCTCACCCATCCTGGCGCTGATCCTGCTGCGCCGGCACGTCGACCGGCCGGTGCGCGAGCAGGGAAAGACGGGGACGTACTCGCAGCTGCGCGAGGGCGTGCGGTACGTGCGGTCCCGGCCGGACCTGATCATGGTCTTGACCATCATGTTCGGGCTCGGCACGTTCGGCATGAACTTCCAGATGACGATGGCGCTGATGGCCACCGACGTCTACGGCAAGGGCTCCAGTGAGTACGGCCTGCTCGGCTCCGTGATGGCCATCGGCACGCTGTCCGGTGCGCTGATCGCGGCCCGCCGGCGGGTGCCACGCCGACGGCTCGTCGTCGGTGGCGCCGTGGTGTTCGGCCTGTTCGAGATCCTCTCCGGCCTGATGCCGTCGTACACGCTCTTCGCCATCTCGCTGGTGCCGGTCGGCGTCATCGCCATGACCGTCATGACGGCGGCCAACGCGTACGTCCAGACGACGGTGCCGCAGTACGTCCGCGGCCGGGTCATGTCGCTGTACATGATGATCTTCATGGGCGGTACGCCTGCCGGCGCGCCGGTCATCGGCTTCGTCGCCGACGCGTTCGGCGCACGCTGGTCGCTGCTCGGCGGCGGCATCCTCACCGTGCTGTTCGCACTCGGCGCGCTGGTTCTGCTGGCACCCAAGAGTGGCGTGGTGGTGCGCACCCGGCTGCGTCCGCGGCCCGGGCTGGTCGTCGTCACCCGGCCGGTGAACACCGAACAGCCGGCGCCGGCGGACCCCGCCCGCGCACCGGTGGCGGCACCGCCGGCGGCGCGCAGTCCGGTGAAGTCCGCGCCGTGA
- the thpR gene encoding RNA 2',3'-cyclic phosphodiesterase, with translation MRLFAAAVPPPDAVDHLVRALGPVRARDHDRRLRWAEPAGWHVTLAFYGEVGDGLLAGLSERIGRAAGRHPRAQVRFSGAGRFGAAVLWVGVHGDTEVLRRLARSTIAAGRRAGVRHEPGRTRQRFRPHLTLARSRQPTDLRPYVEGLADYAGPVWTMNEVTLLCSHPGPVGVGPRYEAMGRFPLAAR, from the coding sequence GTGAGGCTGTTCGCCGCCGCGGTGCCGCCACCCGACGCCGTCGACCACCTGGTGCGGGCTCTGGGCCCGGTCCGGGCGCGCGACCACGACCGGCGGCTGCGTTGGGCCGAGCCCGCGGGGTGGCACGTCACCCTGGCGTTCTACGGCGAGGTCGGCGACGGGCTGCTGGCCGGCCTGAGCGAGCGGATCGGCCGTGCGGCCGGCCGGCACCCGCGCGCACAGGTGCGGTTCTCGGGCGCCGGGCGGTTCGGCGCGGCGGTGCTGTGGGTGGGCGTCCACGGCGACACCGAGGTGCTGCGCCGGCTGGCCCGGTCGACGATCGCGGCCGGCCGACGCGCGGGCGTCCGGCACGAGCCCGGTCGGACCCGGCAGCGGTTCCGGCCCCACCTCACGCTGGCGAGGTCGCGGCAACCCACGGATCTGCGGCCGTACGTCGAAGGGCTGGCGGACTACGCCGGTCCGGTGTGGACCATGAACGAGGTCACCCTGCTGTGCTCGCATCCCGGGCCGGTGGGCGTCGGGCCACGGTACGAGGCGATGGGCCGGTTCCCGCTGGCCGCTCGCTGA